Proteins found in one Paenibacillus sp. FSL R10-2782 genomic segment:
- a CDS encoding MFS transporter: MSELTSLPPSKKRKLLFSAGLSWLFDAMDVGLLSFIAAALAKEWHLGSEQVGLLTAMNSIGMVFGAALAGILADRYGRRAILVWTLLIFSIASGLSALATGLGVLLVLRFIAGVGLGGELPVASTLVSESVPVQERGKAVVLLESFWAAGWILSALIAYFVIPKYGWQMAFILGAVPALYALYLRKAVEDSPRYKQQSVKLPLRERLASIWAGPNRKSTLMLWILWFTVVFSYYGMFLWLPSIMFMKGFELVKSFEYVLIMTLAQLPGYFTAAYLIEKLGRKFVLIVYLLLTAVSAIWFGTSETAGMLLAAGICLSFFNLGAWGAMYAYTPELYPTAVRSTGVGMAAAFGRIGGVIGPFLVGMLVGQGMALQSIFVIFFGAILIGAAVVWLLGTETKNREID; the protein is encoded by the coding sequence ATGAGTGAATTGACTTCATTACCACCATCCAAAAAGCGAAAGCTGCTGTTTAGCGCAGGACTCAGTTGGCTCTTTGATGCCATGGACGTTGGGTTGCTTTCGTTCATAGCCGCAGCGCTGGCTAAGGAGTGGCATTTGGGATCAGAGCAGGTTGGTCTATTGACTGCGATGAATTCGATAGGAATGGTGTTCGGGGCCGCTTTAGCGGGGATTTTGGCTGATCGCTACGGCAGGCGTGCAATATTAGTGTGGACGCTGTTGATCTTTTCTATTGCAAGCGGCTTGTCAGCTTTGGCGACTGGGCTCGGTGTACTGCTGGTGCTGCGCTTTATTGCGGGCGTAGGCTTGGGAGGGGAATTGCCTGTAGCTTCGACGCTGGTGTCGGAATCAGTGCCGGTTCAGGAACGGGGAAAAGCGGTCGTTTTGTTGGAAAGCTTTTGGGCCGCGGGTTGGATTCTTTCAGCGCTTATTGCCTATTTTGTTATTCCAAAGTACGGCTGGCAGATGGCTTTTATTCTCGGCGCAGTACCAGCCCTGTACGCCCTTTATTTACGCAAAGCGGTAGAGGATTCACCACGATACAAGCAGCAGAGTGTCAAGCTTCCACTGCGTGAAAGACTGGCTTCCATTTGGGCAGGGCCGAACCGCAAGTCCACGCTAATGCTGTGGATTTTATGGTTTACGGTTGTATTTTCCTATTACGGAATGTTTCTGTGGCTGCCAAGCATTATGTTTATGAAGGGTTTTGAACTGGTTAAAAGCTTTGAGTATGTCCTGATCATGACGCTGGCGCAATTGCCAGGATATTTTACTGCGGCATATCTGATTGAAAAGCTGGGCCGCAAATTCGTGCTGATCGTCTATTTACTGCTAACGGCGGTGTCCGCTATTTGGTTCGGTACCTCGGAAACGGCAGGAATGCTGCTGGCTGCTGGTATCTGCTTGTCCTTTTTCAATCTCGGCGCGTGGGGAGCCATGTATGCCTATACCCCGGAATTGTACCCAACAGCGGTCCGTTCTACTGGTGTGGGTATGGCGGCTGCATTTGGCCGTATTGGTGGCGTGATCGGACCTTTTCTGGTCGGAATGCTGGTCGGACAGGGCATGGCGTTGCAATCTATCTTTGTCATTTTCTTCGGAGCGATTCTGATTGGAGCGGCGGTGGTATGGTTGCTGGGGACCGAAACGAAGAATCGGGAGATCGACTAA
- a CDS encoding nitroreductase family protein, whose amino-acid sequence MAKDFFTALKERRSYYGISKEQVISDQRIQEIVEEAVKYTPTSFNSQTSRAVVLLGEHHDKLWNITENILREVVGNEEQFKSTAEKMNGFRSGYGTVLFFEDNNVVAGLQQQFEAYADNFPIWSNQSSGMLQLVVWTALEQEGLGASLQHYNPLIDEKVKNEWNIPEHWKLIAELPFGKPTFQPGEKEFQPIEERVKTFK is encoded by the coding sequence ATGGCTAAAGATTTCTTCACAGCTCTGAAAGAAAGACGCTCCTATTACGGTATTAGCAAAGAACAAGTAATTTCCGACCAACGGATTCAAGAGATTGTAGAGGAAGCTGTTAAATATACACCTACCTCTTTCAACTCCCAAACCTCACGTGCAGTTGTACTGCTCGGTGAGCATCATGACAAACTGTGGAATATCACAGAAAATATTTTGCGCGAAGTTGTAGGCAATGAAGAGCAATTCAAATCTACTGCTGAGAAAATGAACGGCTTCCGTAGCGGTTACGGTACTGTATTGTTCTTTGAAGACAACAATGTAGTGGCTGGATTACAACAACAATTTGAAGCTTATGCGGACAATTTCCCAATCTGGTCTAACCAATCCAGCGGCATGCTGCAATTGGTTGTATGGACAGCTTTGGAGCAAGAAGGACTGGGCGCATCCCTTCAGCATTACAATCCTTTGATTGACGAAAAAGTGAAAAATGAATGGAATATTCCTGAGCATTGGAAGTTGATTGCTGAATTGCCATTCGGTAAACCGACATTCCAACCAGGTGAAAAAGAATTCCAACCTATTGAAGAACGCGTAAAAACGTTTAAATAA
- the zwf gene encoding glucose-6-phosphate dehydrogenase produces MDSMTFVLFGATGDLAKRKIYPALYNLFVEGKIPASFSVIGMGRREVADEQFQSNVEQSIKDFSRHVNNDRAQMDQFLSAFRYSALNVNHPEDYKKLLQLAEQRENDLGIPGNRMFYLSVAPEFFDVIALNIRESGLAETKGWKRLIIEKPFGHDLESARELNDRLSRTFAEDEIYRIDHYLGKPMVQNLEALKFANPLLQGVWNNQYIANVQITASETVGVEERAGYYDHSGAIRDMVQNHMLQVLMMAAMNKPGHVTADQVRDEKSKVMEALRALDPSDIASSVVRGQYTNGEINGKAVPSYKEEPDIGPDSQNDTFISARLWIDNEQWSGVPFYIRTGKRMKEKSTRIVVEFKKDSTDPYAAQGQPSEPNLLTIHVNPDEKVTLRLNSKDPLNNGQLETVLMNYTSEAKEVPEAYERLIFDALRGDSTYFAHWNEVELSWMWVQPVLEAFARGEVPLHTYAAGSYGPEASDQLLEEQGFTWWLDQKSERSEKAVVRS; encoded by the coding sequence ATGGATTCAATGACTTTTGTCTTATTTGGAGCGACAGGGGATTTGGCTAAACGTAAAATCTACCCTGCCTTGTATAATTTGTTTGTCGAAGGTAAAATTCCGGCTTCCTTTTCTGTAATTGGTATGGGGCGTCGTGAAGTGGCTGACGAACAGTTTCAAAGTAACGTAGAACAATCCATTAAGGATTTTTCCAGGCACGTGAATAATGACCGTGCACAGATGGATCAGTTCTTGAGCGCTTTCCGCTACAGTGCATTGAACGTCAATCACCCTGAAGACTATAAAAAGCTGTTGCAGCTTGCTGAGCAACGTGAAAATGACTTGGGAATTCCGGGGAACCGCATGTTTTACTTATCGGTGGCACCGGAATTTTTTGATGTGATTGCCCTCAACATCCGGGAAAGCGGTTTGGCTGAAACGAAGGGCTGGAAACGGCTTATTATCGAAAAACCATTCGGACATGATCTGGAATCGGCACGTGAGCTGAATGATCGCTTAAGCAGAACGTTTGCCGAGGATGAAATTTATCGTATTGACCATTACCTGGGTAAGCCGATGGTGCAAAATCTTGAAGCCTTGAAATTTGCTAATCCATTGCTTCAGGGTGTGTGGAACAATCAATATATTGCCAATGTGCAAATTACCGCTTCCGAAACTGTAGGCGTCGAGGAACGCGCAGGATATTATGATCACTCCGGAGCTATTCGGGACATGGTGCAGAATCACATGCTGCAAGTGCTAATGATGGCGGCTATGAATAAGCCGGGGCATGTAACGGCAGATCAGGTGCGTGACGAAAAAAGCAAGGTTATGGAGGCGTTGCGTGCGCTTGATCCTTCCGATATTGCTTCCAGCGTGGTGAGAGGCCAATACACGAACGGTGAGATTAACGGAAAAGCAGTTCCTTCCTATAAAGAAGAGCCGGACATTGGACCGGACTCACAAAATGATACTTTCATTTCAGCTCGTCTGTGGATTGACAATGAGCAATGGTCAGGTGTGCCGTTCTATATTCGCACAGGCAAACGCATGAAGGAAAAATCTACACGTATCGTCGTGGAATTTAAAAAGGATAGCACAGACCCGTATGCGGCTCAAGGACAGCCTTCCGAGCCGAACTTGCTTACGATTCATGTGAACCCGGATGAAAAGGTAACACTGCGTCTGAACAGTAAGGACCCGCTGAATAACGGTCAACTGGAGACGGTGCTGATGAATTACACATCAGAGGCCAAGGAAGTACCGGAAGCTTATGAGCGCCTCATCTTTGATGCGCTGCGCGGCGACTCCACCTATTTCGCCCACTGGAATGAAGTTGAGCTTTCATGGATGTGGGTACAGCCAGTGCTGGAAGCATTTGCTCGCGGCGAAGTTCCGCTTCATACGTATGCGGCAGGCTCCTACGGTCCAGAGGCTTCTGACCAATTGTTGGAGGAACAGGGCTTTACATGGTGGCTGGATCAAAAGTCAGAACGTTCTGAAAAAGCGGTTGTTCGTTCGTAA
- a CDS encoding Rrf2 family transcriptional regulator, with translation MSTHFSVSIHCLLLLAEGAPERMTSTLVASSINTNPVVVRRIMSRLKQAGLVDSSPGARGFRLSMSSSNINLKMIYEATKDDGPLFAIHSDSNHNCEVGKNIDALLDGLYTVAEQKIQAFFETVTLRDLEQGLQQRVEQQSPSV, from the coding sequence ATGAGTACCCATTTTTCCGTTAGTATCCATTGTCTGCTTCTTCTGGCTGAAGGAGCGCCGGAGCGGATGACTTCGACACTTGTCGCTTCCAGTATCAATACGAATCCGGTGGTTGTTAGAAGAATCATGAGCCGGCTCAAGCAAGCTGGTCTGGTTGATTCCTCACCAGGAGCACGGGGCTTTCGTCTGAGCATGTCCAGTTCAAATATTAATCTTAAAATGATATATGAAGCGACCAAAGACGACGGTCCGCTGTTCGCTATCCATAGTGACAGCAATCACAATTGCGAGGTAGGTAAGAACATCGACGCTTTGCTAGACGGATTATATACCGTAGCAGAGCAGAAAATACAGGCGTTTTTCGAAACGGTTACGCTGCGGGATCTGGAGCAGGGGCTTCAGCAGCGGGTTGAGCAGCAGAGCCCATCCGTGTAA
- a CDS encoding (2Fe-2S) ferredoxin domain-containing protein, translating into MAIFELEPMKHHVLICNGGTCMRHEGEEVTQAIRDEIREQNAEAYIHTTRTRCNGRCHDAAVVIVYPQGDWYGQMTPAAGTELVQKLVAGEKLKPHLFHTTN; encoded by the coding sequence ATGGCTATTTTTGAATTGGAACCGATGAAGCATCATGTGTTGATCTGTAATGGAGGCACGTGTATGCGGCATGAAGGTGAAGAAGTTACACAAGCAATTCGGGATGAAATCCGTGAACAAAACGCAGAGGCTTATATTCATACGACCAGAACTCGCTGTAATGGCCGTTGTCACGATGCTGCGGTTGTGATCGTATACCCTCAAGGGGACTGGTATGGTCAGATGACGCCTGCTGCGGGTACAGAATTGGTGCAGAAGCTTGTAGCAGGAGAGAAGCTGAAACCACATCTTTTTCACACAACCAACTGA
- a CDS encoding DivIVA domain-containing protein: MDEHMKRRLDKQKQLFKQLGIQLDALSIHEKQFKNKMRGYDPDEVDAFLDEVIKDYERFYANIADLMDKWQEQQATIRDLKNAPKPAADYNALDRRQLEDIVKQLEYSVRQLKVRVRPENDYFPE, translated from the coding sequence ATGGATGAACATATGAAGCGTCGTCTGGATAAGCAAAAGCAGTTGTTTAAGCAACTGGGAATTCAACTGGACGCGCTCTCTATCCATGAAAAACAGTTTAAAAATAAAATGCGCGGCTATGATCCTGATGAGGTGGACGCCTTTCTGGATGAAGTGATAAAGGATTATGAACGCTTCTATGCGAACATAGCCGATCTGATGGACAAGTGGCAGGAGCAGCAGGCAACCATACGTGATTTGAAAAACGCACCCAAGCCTGCCGCCGATTATAACGCACTTGACCGACGCCAGTTGGAGGACATCGTTAAGCAACTGGAGTATAGCGTCCGCCAGCTAAAGGTGCGAGTACGCCCTGAAAATGACTATTTTCCGGAGTAA
- the gnd gene encoding phosphogluconate dehydrogenase (NAD(+)-dependent, decarboxylating): MQVGLIGLGKMGLNLGKNLIDHKHEVVAYDVNAAAIQEMKDYGATGASTLEELVQATQSPRVLWIMVPHQIVDSVLEQLQPILSKGDIIIEGGNSHYKESIARHARLKEYGISFMDAGTSGGMEGARSGACYMIGGDPEAWAFVEPIFRDTAVENGYLYAGKSGSGHFLKMVHNGVEYGMMASIGEGFEVLEKSSFDFDYEQVARVWNNGSVIRSWLMGLTERAFSKDANLDEIRGVMHSSGEGKWTVEEALDIQAATPVIALSLLMRYRSLDADTFNGKVVAALRNEFGGHAVEKK, from the coding sequence ATGCAAGTTGGATTAATCGGTTTGGGAAAAATGGGCTTGAACCTCGGAAAAAACTTGATCGATCACAAGCATGAAGTTGTCGCTTACGACGTCAATGCAGCAGCGATTCAAGAAATGAAGGATTACGGTGCTACAGGTGCTTCCACACTGGAAGAGCTTGTGCAGGCGACCCAATCCCCAAGAGTACTGTGGATTATGGTTCCCCATCAAATTGTTGATTCCGTGCTGGAGCAGCTTCAACCAATTTTGTCCAAAGGGGATATTATTATTGAAGGTGGTAACTCTCATTACAAAGAGTCGATTGCTCGTCATGCCCGTCTGAAGGAATACGGTATCAGCTTCATGGATGCCGGTACCTCCGGCGGTATGGAAGGTGCACGTAGTGGCGCTTGTTACATGATCGGCGGCGACCCGGAAGCATGGGCATTTGTTGAGCCTATTTTCCGCGACACAGCGGTGGAAAATGGTTATCTGTATGCAGGTAAATCCGGTAGCGGACATTTTCTCAAAATGGTTCACAACGGTGTGGAATATGGTATGATGGCCTCCATTGGTGAAGGCTTTGAAGTGCTGGAGAAAAGCAGCTTTGACTTCGATTATGAGCAAGTGGCACGCGTTTGGAACAACGGTTCCGTTATTCGCTCCTGGTTGATGGGCTTGACCGAGCGTGCATTTTCCAAGGATGCAAATCTGGATGAAATTCGCGGGGTTATGCACTCTTCCGGCGAAGGTAAATGGACGGTTGAGGAGGCATTGGACATTCAGGCGGCTACTCCGGTTATTGCGTTGTCCTTGCTAATGCGTTACCGTTCTCTGGATGCAGATACGTTCAACGGGAAAGTCGTTGCCGCGCTGCGTAATGAATTTGGCGGTCATGCAGTAGAAAAGAAATAG
- a CDS encoding metallophosphoesterase family protein, with protein sequence MKIIVLSDTHMPHRGKALPGRLVQELKGSDLILHAGDWTDWFVYERLSEFAPVQGIAGNNDGVDIVERLGYQKIVEVEGKRIGMVHGHGWRGSTENIALNTFKGETLDCLIYGHSHIPVVKKLDGLLVLNPGSPTDKRGEDEYSFIVLTIEDGQMDAQLVLYPDKHE encoded by the coding sequence ATGAAAATCATCGTACTTTCAGATACTCATATGCCGCACCGAGGAAAAGCGCTTCCTGGTCGGCTTGTACAGGAGCTCAAAGGCAGCGATCTCATTCTCCATGCTGGAGACTGGACGGATTGGTTCGTATATGAAAGGCTATCCGAATTTGCACCTGTGCAAGGGATTGCCGGAAACAATGATGGAGTAGACATCGTAGAGCGTCTGGGCTATCAAAAAATCGTTGAAGTCGAGGGCAAACGGATCGGCATGGTCCACGGTCACGGCTGGCGCGGCTCGACAGAGAATATCGCACTGAATACGTTTAAGGGAGAAACGCTGGATTGCCTGATTTACGGACATTCGCATATTCCAGTTGTCAAAAAGTTGGACGGCTTGCTCGTTCTCAATCCCGGATCTCCGACAGACAAGCGCGGCGAGGACGAATATTCATTTATCGTGCTGACGATTGAAGACGGGCAGATGGATGCACAGCTTGTTCTTTATCCAGATAAGCATGAATAA
- a CDS encoding lactonase family protein, whose translation MTAQQKLLVFAGSYAELEGSGVYAYTFNEETGVLTLQDEFSGLKNPTFLNVDVKNRKLYSIGETTSTAGAKVGEAAAFEIDPVKGTFTLLNRAENVGATTCHIQRDPSDRYLIVVSYHGGMVGLVSLTEDGRIGELLDVKQHEGKGAHPERQDRPHPHSSFFSPDGRFLFVQDLGLDLIRVYTIDDSKGQLVLHGETKTHAGAGPRHLTFHPNSKFAFVINEVDSSITSFAYDAEAGKLTELESVPTLPSDFTGENTTAEIAISEDGAYVYGSNRGHDSIVVFAVDAATGKLSLVEHVSAEGEHPRHFALTPNGDHMLVANRDTNNIVTFKVDKASGRLTYTGQQVTVSKPVCVQPFYFSV comes from the coding sequence ATGACAGCACAACAAAAATTGCTCGTTTTCGCAGGCTCTTACGCCGAATTGGAAGGCAGCGGAGTTTATGCGTACACTTTTAATGAAGAGACAGGGGTTCTTACATTACAGGATGAGTTCTCCGGATTGAAAAATCCAACCTTCCTGAACGTAGACGTGAAGAACCGGAAGCTGTATTCCATTGGAGAAACGACTTCTACTGCTGGAGCGAAGGTGGGCGAAGCTGCTGCTTTTGAAATTGATCCGGTCAAAGGGACATTTACATTGCTTAACCGGGCGGAAAACGTTGGCGCAACAACCTGTCACATTCAGCGTGATCCATCCGATCGCTACCTGATCGTAGTCAGCTACCACGGAGGAATGGTGGGACTGGTGTCTCTAACCGAGGATGGCCGTATCGGCGAGTTGCTGGATGTTAAACAGCATGAAGGCAAGGGAGCGCATCCTGAGCGTCAGGATCGTCCGCATCCACACTCCAGCTTCTTTAGCCCTGATGGTCGTTTCCTGTTCGTACAAGACCTCGGCCTGGATCTGATCCGTGTCTACACCATTGATGACAGTAAAGGACAACTGGTGCTTCATGGCGAAACGAAAACCCATGCAGGGGCAGGCCCACGTCACTTGACGTTCCATCCGAACAGTAAATTTGCTTTTGTTATTAATGAGGTGGATTCTTCGATTACATCTTTTGCGTATGACGCAGAAGCAGGCAAGCTTACCGAGCTTGAGAGCGTACCGACTTTGCCATCTGATTTTACGGGCGAAAACACAACCGCTGAGATTGCTATTTCGGAGGATGGTGCTTATGTGTACGGCTCCAACCGTGGGCATGACAGCATCGTAGTGTTCGCTGTAGACGCTGCAACAGGCAAGCTGAGCTTGGTAGAGCATGTTTCTGCCGAAGGAGAGCATCCACGTCATTTTGCTTTGACTCCAAACGGTGATCATATGCTCGTAGCTAACCGCGATACGAATAACATCGTTACGTTCAAAGTGGACAAGGCTAGTGGACGACTGACCTACACGGGACAACAAGTAACTGTCTCCAAGCCAGTATGCGTACAGCCTTTTTACTTTTCCGTATAG
- a CDS encoding NAD(P)/FAD-dependent oxidoreductase: MPYDCIIVGGGIAGLQAAIQLGRYSSHRVLVIDSGYGRSTLCHQYHNILGFPDGISGEDLRRLGRHEATKLGTEFVEGKAVKAAKRDELFAIQVEEGTVYSSKTLLLATGLTDRFPKLEGLLGCLGNSVYVCPDCDGYEIQDRSTVVLGAGKAGASMALILSARTDHLIYVNHDRSEVPDELMMKLCENGIGYKEEIISRIMIEEPGHFEGVQLANGEVVRAERGFLAFGGNHVHSELAEQLGVHLLDNKHIETHPRSKMTNVENVWVAGDLGAHAEQATVAMGEGAMSAIWIHKVLSGMKTKISQL, translated from the coding sequence ATGCCATATGATTGCATTATTGTTGGCGGAGGGATTGCCGGGCTGCAAGCAGCCATTCAATTGGGAAGATATAGCAGTCATCGGGTTCTGGTGATTGATTCGGGCTATGGTCGGTCCACATTGTGTCATCAGTATCATAATATTTTGGGCTTTCCTGACGGGATTTCAGGTGAAGACCTGCGACGGCTTGGACGTCATGAGGCCACGAAGCTAGGAACTGAATTTGTTGAAGGTAAGGCGGTGAAAGCTGCCAAGAGAGATGAGCTTTTTGCCATTCAAGTGGAAGAGGGAACGGTGTATTCCTCAAAGACGCTGCTGCTGGCAACGGGGCTGACCGATCGTTTTCCAAAGCTGGAGGGGCTTTTGGGCTGCTTGGGCAATAGTGTGTATGTCTGCCCGGACTGTGACGGATACGAGATTCAAGATCGCAGTACGGTTGTGTTGGGGGCGGGAAAAGCCGGAGCTTCCATGGCTCTGATTTTATCGGCGCGTACGGACCACCTGATTTATGTGAACCATGATCGTTCAGAGGTGCCGGACGAGTTGATGATGAAGCTGTGCGAGAACGGAATTGGATACAAGGAGGAGATTATTTCCAGGATCATGATCGAGGAACCGGGACATTTTGAAGGAGTTCAATTGGCTAATGGAGAGGTTGTTCGGGCAGAGCGAGGCTTTTTAGCCTTTGGAGGCAACCATGTCCATTCAGAGCTGGCCGAGCAGTTGGGCGTGCACTTGCTGGATAACAAGCATATTGAGACTCATCCACGAAGTAAAATGACCAATGTAGAGAATGTATGGGTAGCCGGAGATTTGGGAGCGCATGCTGAGCAAGCGACTGTTGCGATGGGAGAAGGAGCAATGTCAGCAATCTGGATACACAAAGTATTATCCGGTATGAAAACAAAAATATCGCAGCTCTAA
- a CDS encoding SOS response-associated peptidase, which produces MCKRFSLSADLDEVRDHFGIQRVMYYYKTRYNMSPTQHVPIVLHQNGERVLDEFRWGFIPYWGKDCVNADLNTVRVNPSYRKMAETRRCVIPCNGFYYWRKLGKRMCAVRVVLPGQKMFAVAGLYEVWQDSRKEPLRTCTMMTVQANADIREFDGRMPAILEPSNMDSWLNPSIKNIDELLPLLCTYEQGDMSIYPVTPLVANDEHDNRECIQEMDLQWSWIKP; this is translated from the coding sequence ATGTGCAAAAGATTTTCGTTATCGGCTGATTTGGACGAGGTAAGGGATCATTTTGGCATCCAACGGGTGATGTATTATTATAAAACGCGTTATAACATGAGCCCTACCCAGCATGTTCCCATCGTCCTGCATCAGAATGGAGAACGGGTGCTAGATGAATTTCGCTGGGGATTTATCCCCTACTGGGGCAAGGATTGTGTCAACGCCGATTTGAATACGGTACGAGTGAATCCTAGTTACCGCAAAATGGCCGAAACCCGGCGCTGTGTCATTCCTTGCAACGGCTTTTATTATTGGCGAAAGCTCGGTAAACGTATGTGTGCGGTGCGGGTGGTGTTGCCGGGACAGAAAATGTTTGCGGTCGCGGGATTGTATGAGGTATGGCAGGATAGCCGTAAGGAGCCGCTGCGTACCTGTACGATGATGACGGTGCAGGCCAATGCGGATATTCGTGAATTTGACGGCCGTATGCCCGCCATTTTGGAACCCTCGAATATGGATTCATGGCTGAACCCGTCTATTAAGAACATAGATGAGTTGCTGCCGCTGCTGTGCACGTATGAACAGGGCGATATGAGCATCTATCCGGTGACCCCGCTGGTCGCCAATGATGAACACGATAACCGCGAATGCATTCAGGAAATGGATTTGCAATGGTCCTGGATCAAGCCTTAA
- a CDS encoding helix-turn-helix domain-containing protein, which translates to MSDDRQPKLLCGKVEQSFQIISKKWTALIIHTLMEHPKRFSEIHVSIPDLSKRMLNERIKELELSGLILRHVITERPVRTEYSLTRKGKELGDALNGVEIWAERWL; encoded by the coding sequence ATGAGCGACGACAGGCAGCCTAAGCTTTTGTGCGGCAAGGTGGAACAGTCCTTTCAGATCATCAGCAAAAAATGGACCGCTCTCATCATCCATACTTTGATGGAACATCCCAAACGATTCAGTGAAATTCATGTTTCTATACCTGATCTTAGCAAACGTATGCTGAATGAACGCATTAAAGAGTTGGAACTTAGCGGCCTGATCCTTCGCCATGTCATTACAGAGCGGCCCGTGCGCACCGAGTATTCGCTGACCCGCAAGGGTAAGGAGCTCGGTGATGCATTGAATGGTGTAGAGATCTGGGCCGAAAGATGGCTCTAA
- a CDS encoding OsmC family protein, producing MEHTFLLKADWNGGRNSDGHMEAGQLRTAISIPAEMGGPGVGTNPDEMLLGAAATCYLITLAAMMERAGLPVASLALESEGIVDVTNNIFTYRRIIHRPRVHLAADATESQIEQALRLAEQAESSCMISRAVAGNVALSTEPVVDRAS from the coding sequence ATGGAGCATACCTTTCTGCTCAAGGCAGACTGGAACGGGGGGCGCAACAGCGATGGCCATATGGAGGCCGGACAGCTGCGGACAGCGATTTCGATCCCGGCGGAGATGGGCGGTCCCGGTGTGGGCACCAATCCGGATGAAATGCTGCTAGGCGCTGCCGCGACCTGCTATTTGATTACATTGGCGGCGATGATGGAGCGTGCGGGTCTTCCGGTGGCTTCACTGGCGCTGGAATCCGAAGGCATTGTCGATGTAACGAACAATATTTTTACATATCGTCGAATTATCCATCGTCCGCGAGTTCATTTGGCCGCCGATGCGACAGAATCGCAGATCGAACAAGCATTGCGGCTGGCAGAGCAGGCAGAGAGCTCTTGCATGATCTCGCGTGCCGTAGCGGGAAATGTGGCTTTATCTACAGAGCCCGTCGTGGATCGCGCCTCTTAG
- a CDS encoding Gfo/Idh/MocA family oxidoreductase translates to MGRKLKWGILGTAEIAKIAVIPAIQQSERGEVLGIASRNADKSAEAAQEFDIPKSYGSYEELLADPEIGAVYIPLPNHLHEEWTIRAAEAGKHVLCEKPSSLSSAGTSRMIEACKNAGVIFAEAFMYRYHPKHRRIKEIINSGEIGDIRGIHCTFTFNNADQADNVRFNKSMGGGSLYDAGVYPISAARMYLDREPEAVTVHALFSPEHDNVDMMASGLLEFPGGVNLTFDCGMWAADRSNMEVLGSKGTIAMPKMFGWERSSVVPQIFVHVGSVTREERLKGYNSFELQADAFAKAVLDGVPLPYEPEDAVSNMKVIDACIESARSRKRVEIG, encoded by the coding sequence ATGGGTAGAAAGCTGAAATGGGGAATTTTAGGCACTGCGGAGATTGCCAAAATTGCTGTAATTCCGGCGATTCAGCAATCCGAGCGCGGAGAAGTACTTGGAATTGCTAGTCGCAATGCGGATAAATCCGCTGAGGCCGCCCAGGAGTTCGATATTCCGAAAAGCTATGGAAGTTACGAGGAATTGTTGGCTGATCCCGAAATCGGGGCGGTGTACATCCCGTTGCCGAACCATCTGCATGAAGAGTGGACGATCAGGGCCGCGGAAGCGGGGAAGCACGTTTTGTGCGAAAAACCATCCTCTCTTAGCTCAGCCGGGACAAGCCGCATGATTGAGGCATGTAAAAATGCAGGAGTCATTTTTGCAGAAGCTTTTATGTATCGCTATCATCCGAAGCATCGAAGAATTAAGGAAATCATCAATAGCGGGGAAATTGGCGACATTCGCGGCATTCATTGCACATTCACGTTCAACAATGCCGATCAGGCAGATAATGTGCGCTTCAATAAAAGCATGGGCGGTGGATCGTTGTACGATGCAGGCGTATATCCGATTTCGGCGGCCCGTATGTACTTGGACCGGGAGCCGGAGGCGGTGACAGTACATGCTTTATTTTCACCAGAGCATGACAATGTCGATATGATGGCATCCGGTCTGCTGGAATTTCCGGGCGGGGTGAACCTTACCTTCGATTGTGGCATGTGGGCAGCGGACCGTTCTAATATGGAGGTTCTGGGTAGCAAAGGGACGATTGCGATGCCTAAAATGTTCGGCTGGGAAAGGTCATCTGTCGTACCGCAAATTTTCGTCCATGTCGGCTCGGTTACACGCGAGGAAAGACTTAAAGGCTACAATTCCTTTGAGCTGCAAGCGGATGCTTTTGCCAAAGCGGTGCTTGACGGTGTTCCGTTGCCATATGAACCTGAAGACGCGGTAAGCAATATGAAGGTGATCGACGCTTGTATCGAGTCGGCCCGCAGCCGGAAACGGGTAGAGATCGGATAA